CCAAATGAGGGGAACAAACGAGTTGATACTGATTATAAGAAGGCTTCAGGCATCAGCTTTTAAGTGAATGCTGCAAAAGCTCTGAGAGAGGTGAGAAGGCTTTAAGTAACAGGCACTTATGGAGTggttcaggtttttattttctcagttatATCAATATATCAATTCCTTATTGAGGCAGCTTAATCCTCTTCAAGCTTACGAAGATGGCAGCCTATTCTGACATCTCTGAGTGCGAAATAAGAATCGATCTTGAATGCTGTGCACACTAATATACAGCCAATCTAGACTCACACGTTAACTTAGTGTTAATTTCTTTGTGATTTTGAAAGAAaacatgaagtgtttaaaatgcaaAGGCTCCACATACACAGGGCTAAGACCAGGATTTAACCCAAGGAATTCAGAGTTGCGAGGCAGCAACATTAACCACTGCGGTGCCCTCTTTTAAAACATGTATTTTCcaatttgtatttgtgtttttccaTCAGTAACATATAAAATAACTTATAAAATACATGTGTACATTATCAGATCTATTACAAATTGCAGTTTAAGAAACGGTTTAGATACATGTGTGCATCCTGCCTCCCACTGACCAAGCAAGCTTTGGGAATATTTGAGAAAAACCAGAGGACCTGGAGAGAGGTCCCCATGGGCACAGGAAGAATTTGCAAAGTTCACACAGTAAATGACTGGGCTTGGAATTCAAACCCTTGGCCTTGGATCCATGAGACAGTAGCATTAACCACTCTACCACTGCcaattgaataaaaatatatgttgGAAGGCACTCACACAACATCTGGTGTAGTAATGATACACAATATAGAACAAAACTAAGTTTGACAGTCTGAAgtattaaatttgtaaaattcAATGCCGACTTTCAGTTTAATATGCTGAATTTCAGTCTTCATGATGTTAACTACATGAGGTAAAACCATCTTCTGAATCTGATTTCCTGAGCTTTGATACCACAGTAATGCCCACAAGACTGTAGAGGTTAGAATAATTGGTCTTTTGATGGTTTGGAAGTCATTTTTGTGACCCAGACTACAAAACTGTATAATAGAGTTTGGTGTTGCCCTTTTCAGTTAAGTCTTGTGAGATTTTTGTAGATCTGACAATCCtgtaattttcccttgggattaataaaatatctatctatctatctatctatctatctatctatctatctatctatctatctatctgtctgtctgtctgtctgtctgtctgtctgtctgtctgtctgtctgtctgtctgtctgtctgtgttatgATCGTGTGAAGTGCTTTGTTCATTATTGGACATTAATAAGTTTTGACAAGGTGAATGTGTGTTTGAACATCTTTGAACAGTTTTGATTGAAATAAGTCATTCAGCCAAACAAGTGCAAAAAGAATGAGAAGTAATAACATGAGTGAAGTTGGAGTCcaaaaaaggcatttaaaaaggTTATCAAAACCAAAATATAAGACCAAAATTCATAGTCAAAAATTTAGAGCAAAAGTCTAAGTCTCAGATGATTTTCCCATCTAAGCTGGAAAATTGAGAATTCAAAAGCTTTGATGCCAGTGCTACTACAAGGCCGTCATTCATAGTAATAGCACACTGAGTGCATTTATATGCAGTCACAAAACCAGTATAAGGAGAGTAACCCAgataaggcagaaacctggtttcttaaaaatctctTTATATGCACAAGCAGAtttcaaaaaagagttaaacgttTATCTTCATGTTAATCCGAAAACAAGCATGAAgcttgtgataattttcttgtgttttagaaatacatttagcacttcatgtgctgtgaagtaaataaaatcCATCCCCTTTAGCAAAGCTGACCAGAGCCACTGATGATTAGCGGTATTAACACTGACTGCTGGATCACCTGATCACACTGTTTAAAAAGATTTATAGCAAATGGCTGGATTAAAATTAAACTGACACCttattaatatgtttctgtttttggattgcaaacagcacactcttttctgcttggctgtgcgacTGAATTGTGCAAAGGACCGGCATTCCAGTACAAGAGtgtcttgccttacacccagtgctgctgggatattaataattgcaagaacatttacttaaataaaataagtattgcattaggatacttattactttataaagtaatcagactacataACATGTTACCCTGCACACTGCTCCTGTGATTTGtgctgctgagtttagcactgtgcGTTCAGCTTATCAACATAGATTTAGTGATTTCTGAgctattgagacagattatttcatctaTGAGAAGGAATAATACGATTGCCCAAACACTTCTTTCAGAAAATTTGTCTTGTGGATGCTTCTGTCCATGGCGTCTGAAAACATTTGTGAAGCTAACACATGCTTAGGAGAATAGAGTGCAATGGACATGCGCTGACTATAAAATCCTTATAACTGTAACcttgttaagggtttacatggctaaATAACTTGTTAACCtggtttctctaaccagaatagtGGTTTGTATGGTATTTTAGAAAGGTTTCTGTAAATAACTGGGCTATTAAAgcacatataaatacattttttgacatCATGCATTCCAGTATCAGTTATCCCATGTCTAGCTGACAAAGGCCATTTCTAACAATAACATGGCTCCACCATTAAACCACTGAGGAAAATGGAGACAAAtgtatgaaaaacaaagaacaaaatggctctgaagaaatgtcaaaaatttAAAGATAAGAAGcctaagaataagaaaaaaaagtgttaatcATAAAAAATAGTTCAGTTTTAAATCTGTATGTGCCAAAAGGAATTACGACACTCTGTTATACTGGTGCTGCTGTCTAAAGTCCTTCCATGGCGCACTGCACCCACCCAGAGTATACCATCCACTGCTGGCTTGTGTgcttttcctttatttatatgttttgtaGTAACTAAGTTTTCTTTGAATGGCTGCAAAATAATTCAGTTATTCTTTGCCGGGCTTTAGGAGAAGAATCCTATGGGaagtacatttttgaaatatttgttgcTCAAGTGAAATGGCAATTTACTTGAGTTCTGTCAGAAGCAATCATAGGGATTTGGTAATATTTATGTCTCCTCCCGTTTTTTCACTTTTGGTAATCTGTTTTGCCCGAGTTTTTTATAGATACCTACTAACAAAAACAGATAATTGGGATGACAGTATGTTTTTAAAAGTGTccagttcttcttctttcttaTTCACTACACTCAATTTTTaatctctttttctcttgcagGTGACTCTGAACATAAGCCATATATCTGTGGTGATGCTGATCACATTTCTGTGCCTCTGGATGGCACAGAGGACTACTTGATCTTAGCTTGTGATGGTTTCTATGACACAGTGAGCCCAGAGGAAGCAGTTAGGGTGGTCTCAGACCATCTACAGGAGAACAATGGTGACAGCTGCATGGTTGCACATAAGCTAGTAGCCTCAGCACGTGATGCTGGCTCTAGTGACAACATCACTGTTATTGTTGTCTTTCTGCGGGACCCTGCTGCAGCTCCAAATGTGGAAGAAGAGGAtggggaggaagaaaaggaagagCCTTGGCAGGGAGGGGAATCTTTTGAAGGTGGGGGTGATCAGAGTAGTGAGAACCAAGTTGAGGACAGTGGCAGTAAGGGAGGAGGGACATGGCCCTTACACCAGTGCTCTGCTCCAGCTGATCTGGGATATGAAGACCGCATGGACTCTTTCACTGATAGAACTAGCCTGTGCTTGGGCCCCAAATTCAGCCTGCCTCAGGATGAAGGCTATATTCACCTCCCACCTGTTGGTGAAGAGGATCCCCCAACCAGGTCTTTCCCTACTGCTCCTGCACTGGTGTCTCTCCCAGGACCAGGAACTGCTTGGCGTCCTCCCAGAGAAGAAGGTCTATCTGCTTATGGACTTCGGAAATCCCAGTGGGCCTCAAAGCCCCATCTCCCCACCTACAGTTGCACCCCCTCTTTGGGACACTGCCTTGAAACAGCTGCCCTCCTCACAAGAGACAGGAGACGGTCAAGACGACTCTCCTCTGTCTTTAAGAGAGGGCGCCTTGGTCTACGCTGTTGGAACAGAGAGCTGATCCCCTTTCTGCCTATAAGCAGCAGTTCATTTCTCTGGACCCATATGCAGGCAGCCAGTATAGGCACTCCTGATCTCGTCCAGTGCTGTCATATATAGGAGAATAAGCTCTGTGTCCTGTAGCGTCTACGTTAGCTAGTGTAGTGATGCCTCCTTGAGACCCAGATGGGACACTGTGGCTCTTTTATTCATTCAAGACCCAAGCCACATCGCAGCAACATGACCCCAGACAGTAAGAAGCTGCAATTTCTCCCCAT
This region of Erpetoichthys calabaricus chromosome 8, fErpCal1.3, whole genome shotgun sequence genomic DNA includes:
- the ppm1e gene encoding protein phosphatase 1E — protein: MASSASEEKTFRRFLELFLREVRGPPGDEEPVPLRPLSDFISEDEVEGECLDLCLQHLCKYNCPFSLAAALARATADEILQSDLTAQNIIKQVESTEENTQLDSTKLARMVFSKLHEICCSWMKDFPRQKRVQAYYETSIHAIKNMRRKMEDKHIVIPDFNTLFNLQDQEEQAYFAVFDGHGGVDAAIYASNHLHVNLVRQEMFLQDPCEALCRAFKLTDERFVQKAVRENLRCGTTGVVTFIRGNILHVAWLGDSQVMLVRRGQPVELMKPHKPDREDEKQRIEALGGCVIWFGAWRVNGSLSVSRAIGDSEHKPYICGDADHISVPLDGTEDYLILACDGFYDTVSPEEAVRVVSDHLQENNGDSCMVAHKLVASARDAGSSDNITVIVVFLRDPAAAPNVEEEDGEEEKEEPWQGGESFEGGGDQSSENQVEDSGSKGGGTWPLHQCSAPADLGYEDRMDSFTDRTSLCLGPKFSLPQDEGYIHLPPVGEEDPPTRSFPTAPALVSLPGPGTAWRPPREEGLSAYGLRKSQWASKPHLPTYSCTPSLGHCLETAALLTRDRRRSRRLSSVFKRGRLGLRCWNRELIPFLPISSSSFLWTHMQAASIGTPDLVQCCHI